In the Mycolicibacterium thermoresistibile genome, one interval contains:
- a CDS encoding DUF427 domain-containing protein yields the protein MSTQVESAWPSHPDYRIDIEPFTYTAQVWFGDLLLAESDRCLILKEAKHIDRLYFPDADIKWELLEQTDHTTVCPFKGRASYWTASHDGQTAENVAWSYRDPLPEVAAIAGHVAFYSERLRVVVVDRWPDGTVVHTRFPLWGDAAELLRLIDVVPEGDHFVGPAHGPTQRDVVEGGQLLAEAIVAVSKTLPDQRVTSASMVFCKAASFTKPVDVSVDLLRGGRTFSTAEVRATQDGVLRGAAILLCDAGADDVFTHVDPMPEVPPPAGAVPFEGFGMPGREIRVVDAAYDPDPDRVGPPEINVWVRFRDAPPHQYLHTALLAQSTTHWTIAAGMLPHAGFGEAHAHRTLSTGIMKATVAFHDDADVTDWLLYHNRAFWAGRGLVQGEGRVFTQDGRQVASYTVQAMVRGFQRSPQEMGHDDRTAM from the coding sequence ATGAGCACGCAAGTCGAGTCGGCGTGGCCGTCGCACCCCGACTACCGCATCGACATCGAGCCCTTCACCTACACCGCGCAGGTGTGGTTCGGCGACCTGCTGCTGGCCGAAAGCGATCGCTGCCTGATCCTCAAAGAAGCCAAACATATTGACCGGCTGTACTTTCCGGACGCCGACATCAAGTGGGAACTGCTCGAGCAGACCGATCACACGACCGTGTGCCCGTTCAAGGGGCGGGCGTCGTACTGGACCGCGTCGCATGACGGGCAGACCGCCGAGAACGTGGCGTGGAGCTATCGGGATCCGCTGCCCGAGGTGGCGGCGATCGCCGGGCACGTCGCGTTCTACTCCGAGCGGCTGCGCGTGGTGGTGGTGGACCGCTGGCCGGACGGCACGGTCGTGCACACCCGGTTCCCGCTGTGGGGTGATGCCGCCGAACTGCTGCGGTTGATCGACGTGGTGCCCGAGGGCGATCACTTCGTCGGACCCGCACACGGACCGACGCAGCGCGACGTCGTCGAGGGCGGCCAGCTGCTCGCCGAGGCGATCGTCGCGGTGTCCAAGACGCTGCCCGACCAGCGGGTGACGTCGGCCTCGATGGTGTTCTGCAAGGCCGCGTCGTTCACCAAGCCCGTCGACGTCTCGGTCGATCTGCTGCGCGGGGGCCGGACGTTCTCCACCGCCGAGGTACGCGCGACGCAGGACGGCGTCCTGCGCGGCGCCGCGATCCTGCTCTGCGACGCCGGCGCCGACGACGTCTTCACCCACGTCGACCCGATGCCGGAGGTGCCGCCGCCCGCGGGGGCGGTCCCGTTCGAGGGCTTCGGTATGCCGGGGCGCGAGATCCGGGTGGTGGACGCGGCGTATGACCCCGACCCGGACCGGGTGGGGCCGCCGGAGATCAATGTGTGGGTGCGGTTCCGTGACGCGCCGCCGCACCAGTACCTGCACACCGCACTGCTCGCGCAGTCGACGACGCACTGGACCATCGCCGCGGGTATGTTGCCGCACGCCGGGTTCGGCGAGGCACACGCCCACCGGACACTGTCGACCGGAATCATGAAGGCCACGGTCGCTTTTCATGACGACGCCGACGTCACGGACTGGCTGCTGTACCACAATCGCGCGTTCTGGGCCGGCCGCGGGCTGGTGCAGGGCGAGGGCAGAGTTTTCACCCAGGACGGCCGACAGGTGGCGTCGTACACGGTGCAGGCGATGGTGCGCGGGTTCCAGCGCAGTCCGCAGGAGATGGGACATGACGACCGCACGGCGATGTGA
- a CDS encoding SDR family NAD(P)-dependent oxidoreductase has product MDLGLSGRNFVIVGGTTGMGYAAAEQLARDGANVALLARDGDRATERAAGLAEQHGVRAVGISVDAAATGDGVRHAIDEAAERLGPLRGLAVTAGPMKQQGPFLEHADDSWDWYYQTILMATVRSCRAVIPHLQRNGGGTIVTTAAYSVRAPKILIPPYNALKAAVLTLSKILAKTHGAEGIRVNTVCPGLFDTEVNDFIRAQRAAEYNVAEEDAIYTHLSSNPAWNMRVALDRGGRPHEAGELIAFLLSDRAAYTTGAAINIDGGTDF; this is encoded by the coding sequence ATGGATCTCGGGTTGAGCGGACGCAACTTCGTCATCGTCGGCGGGACCACCGGCATGGGATACGCGGCTGCCGAGCAACTCGCCCGCGACGGTGCCAACGTGGCATTGCTGGCCCGTGACGGAGATCGTGCAACCGAGAGGGCCGCGGGGCTGGCCGAGCAACACGGCGTGCGTGCCGTGGGTATCAGCGTCGACGCCGCGGCAACCGGCGACGGTGTGCGCCACGCCATCGACGAGGCGGCCGAGCGGCTCGGACCACTGCGTGGCCTGGCCGTCACCGCGGGTCCGATGAAGCAGCAGGGCCCGTTCCTCGAGCACGCCGACGACTCGTGGGACTGGTACTACCAGACGATCCTGATGGCCACGGTGCGCTCCTGCCGGGCGGTCATTCCCCACCTGCAGCGCAACGGCGGCGGGACGATCGTGACGACGGCGGCCTATTCCGTGCGGGCCCCGAAGATCCTCATTCCGCCGTACAACGCGCTCAAGGCCGCGGTGCTCACGCTGTCCAAGATCCTAGCGAAAACCCATGGGGCGGAAGGCATCCGGGTCAACACCGTGTGTCCGGGGCTGTTCGACACCGAGGTCAACGACTTCATTCGCGCGCAGCGGGCGGCGGAGTACAACGTCGCGGAGGAGGACGCGATCTACACCCACCTGTCGAGCAACCCGGCCTGGAACATGCGGGTGGCACTCGACCGCGGCGGCCGCCCACATGAGGCGGGGGAGTTGATCGCGTTCCTGCTCAGCGACCGCGCGGCGTACACGACCGGCGCGGCGATAAACATCGACGGCGGAACGGATTTCTAG
- a CDS encoding class I adenylate-forming enzyme family protein, translating into MTSTPSATRVFRYEPLPYDAVLPAMLAAVTGAHSAGDLVVTVTGDGSVERITYGEAEDRSADMAARLLAAGVTKGVRVGILAPNGPDFVTAFLATARIGAVAVPINTFFQPPELEWVLRDADIHTLLAVETLLGRDMFERIEAAAGEWQVVDGQLRIERLPQLRNILPLGTARREWPSSWPDPVPENFRKACEATVRSADDLLVIYTSGSTSTPKGIIHTHGTTITHSRFIATAHDWDHNDRIYVPMVFFWVAGLVFGFLGPMQVGAAILTEHKFDAGEVLRLLQSEKATYTTGFGHIGPALVNHPDFASTDLSSLREGYQQVLLPPERRTPDPSLRVAQLGMTETCSSHTWWPPHEELPEAKRGSLGVSAPGYEHKIVDEAGNEVPNGVTGEICVRGTAMMRAMVGRHWFELVDRDGWLHTKDAGYRDDDGHLYFAGRLDEMIKTSGTNVAPMEVEAALGKIEAVRIAYVVGVPDPEKGAIVSAAVVLNEGYTATADDLVAECRSRLAAYKVPKKWAILSDADRLPYTTTNKIDKVRLTQLMASGELC; encoded by the coding sequence ATGACGTCGACGCCGTCGGCCACACGGGTGTTCCGATACGAACCGCTGCCCTACGACGCGGTGCTCCCCGCGATGCTGGCGGCGGTGACCGGTGCCCACAGCGCCGGCGATCTCGTGGTCACCGTCACCGGCGACGGTTCGGTGGAGCGGATCACCTACGGCGAGGCCGAGGACCGGTCGGCCGACATGGCGGCACGGCTGCTCGCCGCGGGGGTCACCAAGGGGGTGCGGGTCGGCATCCTCGCGCCCAACGGCCCCGATTTCGTCACGGCATTCCTGGCGACCGCCCGCATCGGCGCCGTCGCGGTGCCGATCAACACCTTCTTCCAGCCACCCGAGCTGGAGTGGGTGCTGCGCGACGCCGACATCCACACCCTGCTGGCCGTCGAGACGCTGCTCGGCCGCGACATGTTCGAACGGATCGAGGCCGCCGCAGGCGAGTGGCAGGTCGTCGACGGACAGCTGCGCATCGAGCGACTCCCCCAGTTGCGCAACATCCTTCCGCTCGGCACCGCCCGCCGTGAGTGGCCGAGCTCGTGGCCGGACCCCGTTCCGGAGAACTTCCGCAAGGCGTGCGAAGCGACGGTGCGCAGCGCCGACGACCTGCTCGTCATCTACACCTCGGGCAGCACGTCGACACCGAAGGGCATCATCCACACCCACGGCACGACGATCACCCACTCCCGGTTCATCGCCACGGCGCACGACTGGGATCACAACGACCGTATCTACGTACCCATGGTGTTCTTCTGGGTCGCCGGACTGGTCTTCGGGTTCCTGGGCCCGATGCAGGTCGGCGCCGCGATCCTCACCGAGCACAAGTTCGACGCGGGCGAGGTGCTGCGACTCCTGCAGAGCGAGAAAGCAACCTATACAACGGGGTTCGGTCACATCGGGCCCGCTCTGGTGAACCATCCCGATTTCGCGTCGACCGACCTGTCGAGCCTGCGTGAGGGCTACCAGCAGGTGCTGCTGCCGCCGGAGCGCCGCACTCCCGACCCGTCGCTGCGGGTCGCGCAGCTCGGGATGACCGAGACCTGCAGCTCGCACACCTGGTGGCCGCCGCACGAGGAGCTGCCCGAGGCCAAGCGCGGCTCGCTGGGCGTATCCGCGCCGGGCTACGAGCACAAGATCGTCGACGAGGCCGGCAACGAGGTGCCCAACGGCGTCACCGGTGAGATCTGCGTGCGCGGCACCGCGATGATGCGCGCAATGGTGGGCAGGCACTGGTTCGAGCTGGTGGACCGGGACGGCTGGCTGCACACCAAGGATGCCGGCTACCGCGACGACGACGGCCACTTGTACTTCGCCGGACGCCTCGACGAGATGATCAAGACCTCGGGCACCAACGTGGCGCCGATGGAGGTCGAAGCCGCGCTGGGCAAGATCGAGGCCGTGCGCATCGCCTATGTCGTGGGCGTTCCCGATCCGGAGAAGGGGGCGATCGTCAGCGCCGCGGTGGTGCTCAACGAGGGATACACCGCCACGGCCGACGATCTGGTGGCCGAGTGCCGCAGCAGGCTCGCGGCGTACAAAGTTCCCAAGAAGTGGGCGATCCTGTCCGACGCCGACCGCCTGCCGTACACCACCACCAACAAGATCGACAAGGTGCGGCTGACTCAACTCATGGCCTCGGGAGAGCTCTGTTGA
- a CDS encoding acyl-CoA dehydrogenase family protein, whose protein sequence is MTDIPDAFAATDAQDELRRTVRGFFEKKMPEHEVRRIMETPEGYDRAVWRQMADQLGLQGVAIPEEFGGSGFGYSELGVVVEETGRALLPGPFFGSVVLAGTALLCSADDAAKSRYLPGIATGETIAALALTEQSGRWSADAVQTTARHDGGRWIINGSKTFVLDGHAADLLLVAARTDSGISLLAVDQTEGLTRRMLSTLDPTRRQGRIDFTDTPAELIGAEGQAWPSLSHALDIAAALLALEQVGGAQRCLEIAVDYAKTRHQFGKPIGSFQAIRHRFADLMLEIECARGAAQYAVYAAARGLDELPAAASLAKAYCTDVYTKAAGANIQIHGGIGFTWEHPAHMYFKRAKSSEHLLGDAAYHRGLLADRAGI, encoded by the coding sequence ATGACCGACATCCCAGACGCATTCGCCGCCACCGACGCACAGGACGAGCTGCGCCGAACGGTGCGCGGGTTCTTCGAGAAGAAGATGCCCGAGCACGAGGTGCGCCGCATCATGGAGACGCCCGAGGGCTACGACCGCGCGGTGTGGCGCCAGATGGCCGACCAGCTCGGGCTCCAGGGGGTGGCCATCCCCGAGGAGTTCGGCGGCAGCGGCTTCGGCTACTCGGAGCTGGGCGTTGTCGTCGAGGAAACCGGCCGCGCGCTGCTGCCCGGCCCGTTCTTCGGCTCGGTCGTGCTGGCCGGCACGGCCCTGCTGTGCAGTGCCGACGACGCCGCCAAGTCGCGGTACCTGCCCGGCATCGCGACCGGTGAGACCATCGCGGCGCTGGCGCTGACCGAGCAGTCCGGGCGGTGGAGCGCCGATGCCGTCCAGACCACCGCGCGTCACGACGGCGGCCGCTGGATAATCAACGGCAGCAAGACATTCGTCCTTGACGGCCACGCCGCCGACCTGCTGCTGGTGGCGGCTCGGACGGACAGCGGCATCTCACTGCTGGCGGTCGATCAGACCGAGGGCCTGACCCGGCGGATGCTCTCGACGCTGGACCCGACCCGGCGGCAGGGCCGCATCGACTTCACCGACACCCCCGCCGAGTTGATCGGGGCCGAGGGGCAGGCGTGGCCGTCGTTGTCGCACGCCCTCGATATCGCTGCCGCCCTCCTGGCTCTCGAGCAGGTGGGCGGCGCGCAGCGGTGCCTGGAGATCGCCGTGGACTACGCCAAGACCCGTCACCAGTTCGGCAAGCCGATCGGGTCGTTCCAGGCGATCCGTCACCGGTTTGCCGATCTGATGCTGGAGATCGAGTGTGCCCGTGGCGCAGCGCAGTACGCCGTGTACGCCGCCGCACGGGGGCTGGACGAGCTTCCGGCGGCCGCCTCGCTGGCCAAGGCGTACTGCACGGACGTCTACACCAAGGCGGCCGGGGCGAACATCCAGATCCACGGCGGAATCGGGTTCACCTGGGAGCATCCCGCGCACATGTACTTCAAGCGGGCGAAGTCATCGGAGCACCTGCTGGGCGACGCCGCCTACCACCGCGGCCTGCTCGCCGACCGCGCCGGGATCTAG
- a CDS encoding SDR family oxidoreductase has protein sequence MAERSLAGKRVVVVGASAGIGRAFAIRAGKEGARLVLAARRTDKLDEVVAEAGGGAAVAVDVRNPADCQRLAEVSGQTLGNVDILLASSGYAPLKMFADTTIDDWRDVFETNVIGVHEVIRAHLPVLVPSAIVAAMSSDSVRHPHAALGAYSSSKAALERCLVSWRLEKPGYRFACVEVGGTVPTDFTSHFDPGLLDTALNDWLSRGLVQETRMTPEAVADALVGTFAGAIDSPDVGLESIVLKSPSAPMRV, from the coding sequence ATGGCTGAGCGGTCGTTGGCTGGTAAGCGAGTCGTGGTGGTCGGTGCCTCTGCCGGTATCGGCCGGGCGTTTGCGATCCGGGCGGGTAAGGAAGGCGCCAGACTGGTGCTGGCAGCGCGCCGGACCGACAAGCTCGACGAGGTGGTGGCCGAAGCCGGTGGCGGCGCCGCGGTCGCCGTCGATGTGCGCAACCCCGCCGACTGCCAACGCCTCGCCGAGGTGAGCGGCCAAACGCTGGGAAACGTCGACATCCTGCTCGCCTCATCGGGCTATGCGCCGCTGAAGATGTTTGCCGACACCACCATCGACGACTGGCGTGATGTGTTCGAGACCAACGTGATCGGGGTGCACGAAGTCATCCGCGCCCACCTTCCCGTGCTGGTCCCGTCGGCGATCGTCGCGGCGATGTCGTCGGATTCGGTCCGCCACCCACACGCCGCGCTGGGTGCCTACTCCTCGAGCAAGGCCGCGCTGGAGCGCTGCCTGGTGTCCTGGCGGCTGGAGAAGCCGGGTTACCGGTTCGCCTGTGTGGAGGTCGGCGGCACGGTGCCGACCGACTTCACGTCACACTTCGATCCGGGGCTGCTCGACACGGCGTTGAACGACTGGCTGTCCCGGGGCCTGGTGCAGGAGACCCGGATGACGCCGGAAGCGGTGGCCGACGCGCTGGTGGGGACGTTCGCCGGCGCGATCGACTCTCCCGACGTCGGGCTGGAGTCGATCGTCCTCAAGTCGCCGTCGGCGCCGATGCGCGTATGA
- a CDS encoding nuclear transport factor 2 family protein translates to MTSLADLEARIARLEALDEIRQLAAKYAVALDMRDLDALVNLFVEDVKVPGGRRGRAALRDWYDTELRTNLLGSAHGVLGHVIDIHDADTASGLVYSRNDLETESVWVIEMLAYLDRYQRRDGHWFFRKRTPLFWYECDITDPPVGPHKMRFPGRDRHDGNLHEAFPSWREFWEAAPGRPDAPVRAPAPVGAWLRELRRDNPDPRVDPTGRTDQGSR, encoded by the coding sequence TTGACCTCGCTGGCCGACCTCGAAGCCCGGATCGCGCGCCTCGAGGCGCTCGACGAGATCCGCCAGCTCGCCGCGAAGTACGCGGTCGCGCTGGACATGCGCGACCTCGATGCGTTGGTCAACCTGTTCGTCGAGGACGTGAAGGTGCCCGGTGGCCGGCGCGGGCGCGCGGCGTTGCGCGACTGGTACGACACCGAACTGCGCACCAACCTGCTGGGCAGTGCGCACGGGGTACTCGGCCACGTGATCGACATCCACGACGCCGACACCGCCAGCGGTCTGGTGTACTCCCGCAACGATCTCGAGACCGAATCTGTCTGGGTGATCGAGATGCTGGCCTACCTGGACCGCTACCAGCGTCGCGACGGCCACTGGTTCTTCCGCAAACGCACACCGCTGTTCTGGTACGAGTGCGATATCACCGATCCTCCGGTGGGTCCGCACAAGATGCGGTTCCCGGGCCGGGACCGTCACGACGGCAACCTGCACGAGGCCTTCCCCTCCTGGCGGGAGTTCTGGGAGGCCGCTCCCGGCCGCCCCGACGCACCGGTGCGCGCGCCCGCGCCGGTCGGTGCGTGGCTGCGCGAACTCCGCCGTGACAACCCCGATCCCCGTGTCGACCCCACCGGCCGAACGGACCAAGGAAGTCGATGA
- a CDS encoding SDR family NAD(P)-dependent oxidoreductase — protein sequence MSSEVVPVAVVTGGARGIGEAIAAALIDAGYRTAVIDVNEKAITRAADSDAARQGKLIPLQLSITDRPAVERAMGELADAHGPIRALVNNAGMTLPGSFLDQTDEDWDRIVDVNLKGTFVMSQVVARQMVEERTGAIVNISSVSAHGVRTGPPAYAAAKAGVEGLSRLMAVQLGPSGIRVNTVVVGTTATPWLLSRKTDEELATMRESTLLDRLGEPEDVAATVAFLCSPAARHVTGQLVSVSGGQWMP from the coding sequence ATGTCGTCTGAGGTGGTGCCCGTCGCGGTCGTGACCGGCGGGGCGCGCGGAATCGGGGAGGCGATCGCCGCGGCGTTGATCGACGCCGGCTACCGCACCGCCGTCATCGACGTCAACGAGAAGGCGATCACGCGGGCCGCGGACTCCGATGCTGCGCGGCAGGGCAAGCTGATCCCGCTGCAGCTCTCGATCACCGACCGGCCCGCCGTCGAGCGGGCGATGGGCGAGCTCGCCGACGCGCACGGGCCCATCCGGGCTCTGGTCAACAACGCCGGCATGACGCTGCCGGGCAGCTTCCTCGACCAGACCGACGAGGACTGGGACCGCATCGTCGACGTCAACCTCAAGGGCACCTTCGTCATGTCGCAGGTGGTGGCCCGCCAGATGGTCGAGGAGCGGACCGGGGCGATCGTCAACATCAGCTCGGTGTCGGCGCACGGTGTGCGCACCGGCCCACCCGCCTACGCCGCCGCCAAGGCGGGTGTGGAGGGGCTCAGCCGGCTGATGGCGGTGCAGTTGGGACCTTCGGGCATCAGGGTCAACACGGTGGTGGTGGGCACCACCGCCACACCGTGGTTGCTGTCCCGCAAGACCGACGAGGAACTCGCCACCATGCGCGAGTCGACACTGCTGGACCGCCTCGGCGAGCCGGAGGACGTCGCCGCGACGGTGGCATTCCTGTGCTCACCGGCGGCCAGGCACGTCACCGGTCAGCTCGTCTCGGTCTCGGGCGGGCAATGGATGCCGTAA
- a CDS encoding enoyl-CoA hydratase-related protein produces MDLKRILFDVSDHVATITLNRPERLNATDDLARTELAWAWGQVRDNPDIRVAIITGAGDRAFCAGQDIRATAESGIRNKVPGSRLHHNVWKPVICALNGMAVGGALHQVADSDLIIAAEHAELIDTHLQVGNVFALEPAVLLRRMPLSMVMQLALMTKQGRISAQRGYEIGLINEVVPADRLQERAREIALAITKLSPATVQASVKAMWTSLDVGLHAAHDVAYRYVLQHQMTHPDYREGMVAFAEKREPRWVVE; encoded by the coding sequence ATGGATCTGAAAAGAATTCTGTTCGACGTCAGCGACCATGTCGCCACCATCACCCTCAACCGCCCTGAGCGGCTGAACGCCACCGACGACCTGGCCCGCACGGAGCTGGCCTGGGCGTGGGGGCAGGTGCGCGACAACCCCGATATCCGGGTCGCGATCATCACCGGCGCCGGCGACCGCGCGTTCTGCGCGGGGCAGGACATCCGCGCCACCGCCGAGAGCGGCATCCGCAACAAAGTGCCCGGCTCCCGGCTGCACCACAACGTGTGGAAGCCGGTCATCTGCGCCCTCAACGGCATGGCGGTCGGTGGGGCGCTGCACCAGGTGGCCGACTCGGACCTGATCATCGCCGCCGAGCATGCCGAACTGATCGACACGCACCTGCAGGTCGGCAACGTGTTCGCGCTCGAACCCGCGGTGCTATTACGGCGCATGCCGCTGTCGATGGTGATGCAGCTCGCGCTGATGACCAAGCAGGGCCGGATCTCCGCGCAGCGCGGATACGAGATCGGGCTCATCAACGAGGTGGTGCCCGCGGACCGACTGCAGGAGCGCGCCCGCGAGATCGCGCTGGCGATCACCAAGCTGTCCCCGGCGACCGTGCAGGCCTCCGTCAAGGCGATGTGGACCAGCCTGGACGTCGGTCTGCACGCCGCACACGACGTGGCCTACCGGTATGTGCTGCAGCACCAGATGACTCACCCCGACTACCGCGAGGGGATGGTCGCGTTCGCCGAGAAGCGGGAACCGCGCTGGGTGGTCGAATGA
- a CDS encoding mycofactocin-coupled SDR family oxidoreductase, which translates to MNRLTGKVVAITGAARGQGRSHAVHMADEGADIIALDICADIATNEYPLATREDLEETARLVEKAGRRAITAEVDVRDRARLKQVLDDAVAELGGLHVVVANAGICPQGNHLPYKAYIDAFDVDFVGVVNTIHVGLDYLGEGGSVIVTGSIAGLVDQKDMANGGGPSGPGGAGYGMAKKMVRDYTKALALTLAPHKIRINAVHPTNVNTDMLHNMSMYRVFRPDLTEPTREDAEVVFPLLQAMPIPYVEPDDVSHAVVYLASDESRYVTGQQLFVDAGAGLKMGV; encoded by the coding sequence ATGAACCGTCTGACCGGCAAGGTGGTGGCGATCACCGGCGCGGCGCGTGGGCAGGGCCGCAGCCACGCCGTGCACATGGCCGACGAGGGCGCCGACATCATCGCGCTCGACATCTGCGCCGACATCGCGACCAACGAGTATCCGTTGGCGACGCGGGAGGATCTCGAGGAGACGGCCAGGTTGGTCGAGAAGGCCGGGCGGCGCGCCATCACCGCCGAGGTCGACGTGCGGGACCGCGCCCGCCTCAAGCAGGTTCTCGATGACGCCGTCGCCGAACTCGGCGGCCTGCACGTCGTCGTCGCCAACGCGGGAATCTGCCCGCAGGGCAACCACCTTCCGTACAAGGCGTACATCGACGCCTTCGACGTGGACTTCGTCGGCGTGGTCAACACGATCCACGTCGGGCTGGACTACCTCGGCGAGGGCGGGTCGGTCATCGTGACCGGGTCGATCGCCGGACTGGTCGACCAGAAGGACATGGCCAACGGCGGCGGTCCATCGGGCCCCGGCGGGGCGGGATACGGCATGGCCAAGAAGATGGTCCGCGACTACACCAAGGCACTGGCGCTCACGCTGGCGCCGCACAAGATCCGGATCAACGCGGTGCATCCGACCAACGTGAACACCGACATGCTGCACAACATGTCGATGTACCGGGTGTTCCGGCCGGACCTGACCGAGCCGACCCGCGAGGACGCCGAGGTGGTCTTCCCGCTTCTGCAGGCGATGCCGATCCCCTACGTCGAGCCCGACGACGTCTCGCACGCGGTGGTCTACCTCGCGTCCGACGAGTCACGCTACGTGACCGGTCAGCAGCTGTTCGTCGACGCGGGCGCCGGACTGAAGATGGGCGTGTAG
- a CDS encoding TetR/AcrR family transcriptional regulator — protein sequence MATQRATADVEEQHESDRRDQILEAANACFAQLGIHRTSVQDVARAANVSRGTVYRYFEDRTILIEAAIEYGAQKFYQEIAAAMAKKSTLAEQLGAMAETHAKILLDHRTRNRLMTDDAELMRHMIADADAAVRRTTEFLMPYVQQAKERGEVGSGVDVKAASEWLARIIYSFTTVNEGLTFDMSKPATVRRYVERFAVNGLR from the coding sequence ATGGCGACCCAACGGGCCACGGCCGACGTCGAGGAGCAGCACGAATCCGACCGCCGAGACCAGATCCTGGAGGCGGCCAACGCATGTTTCGCCCAGCTTGGGATACACCGCACGAGCGTGCAGGACGTGGCCCGGGCCGCGAATGTGTCACGCGGCACGGTGTACCGGTACTTCGAGGACCGGACCATCCTGATCGAGGCCGCCATCGAATACGGCGCGCAGAAGTTCTACCAGGAGATCGCGGCGGCGATGGCGAAGAAGTCGACGCTGGCCGAGCAGCTCGGCGCGATGGCCGAGACCCACGCGAAGATCCTGCTCGACCATCGCACCCGCAACCGCCTGATGACCGACGACGCCGAGCTGATGCGGCACATGATCGCCGACGCCGACGCGGCGGTGCGACGCACCACCGAGTTCCTGATGCCCTATGTGCAGCAGGCCAAGGAGCGCGGCGAGGTCGGATCCGGCGTCGACGTCAAAGCTGCCAGCGAGTGGCTGGCCCGGATCATCTACTCGTTCACGACGGTCAACGAGGGCCTGACCTTCGACATGTCCAAGCCCGCCACCGTGCGGCGCTACGTGGAGAGGTTCGCCGTCAACGGCCTTCGCTGA